In the Triticum aestivum cultivar Chinese Spring chromosome 2B, IWGSC CS RefSeq v2.1, whole genome shotgun sequence genome, ATAGCCACTCCACTTGAGGCAACGCTTCACCTTGGAGGTAGCCATGGACCATAGCTGTTGTATTCCATGTATTACAGCTGAACGTCACGGCGGCCAACTTCACCTCATGGTCCTTGTTCAAGGGGGGCCAACCCTTCCAGTCCACCCAGCCCCTACCCTCCACGAGCTCGCCGAGGTAACTCTGCATAAACATGACGTGGGAGTGGTTCATCCACGGGCGATCAAGTTACGTCTCAATATTGTTGAGGTCCTCGCTGTCGCCATGCCCTCATGCTGCAATTTTGGACGAGAAACCAATGTCACGGTCTAGTCAGTTGCAACCCTATAGGTCGTCACCCACATTTTGGTTCACAAGCATCAGCTTGAGAACTAAAATGTGACAACCCTGGAGAACAGCTTGGTGTTGCCCCAAATGATGTCGGTGGTGTCATGTACTTCATAGTCTTGTGAACTTGTACCggtagaaaaaaaaagaacttttaggCCGCTTTagaaatcgggggggggggggcataggtcCCCTAGTAGCCAAATAATCTGGTTAatctatactccctctgtaaataaatataagacattttataTTACTATTAAAACATCTTAAAGTGCGGCCTATTTTCACCCGCTGTAATCAACTGGGACAGCTCACTTTTTGTGCCTAGTTACTTCTTTTATTCTTCTTGTTGGCATCTTCTCAGTCTGTTTTTTTTTCGCCTTTTGTTCTTCgtgttttttctattttatttttcttttattaaatTCGTGaagttttttttcttcctttttttgaactcatgaagtTTTTTTAAATCCGTGAACTGTTTTTCAAACGAATACATGTTCTGAATTTCGCAAACTTCTACCAATAAATGTTGATAAACTGTTTTGAAATGCTTGCGCAATTTTAGAAAAAAATTCACaagattttggaaaaagttcaacatGTGTTTAATAATGTTCATTGGGTATTAGAAAAAGTTAAGCTTTTCCCAAATGGTCAACATGTGTTCAGATAAATATTCATcatttatttgaaaaaatatttaacATGTGTCTAGAAAATGTCCAGCCTATATAGAGAAAATGATTAACTTGAATTTTAGAAAAGTTGACAtgtatttgaaaatttgaaaaaaaagaaaagagaaaactgaAAAAAAAGTAATTCATTATAAACTgataaaaacataaataaaaattaaagatgcaaaaccTTCCCAAAACTGGGCGGAAGGTTCCTACACCGGTTTGTGCCGGTCCAGGGAAGCTTTGAAAAACCCTCACGTGTGCAGCTCCTAATAGACTAGCCCACTCGGGCGAACTCTATAGGCGAGCGCTAGTACCGTCTCACGGTAACTAGACATAGCATTTacttcatttaaaaaaaatcacggTGAATTAAAAAAAGTGTAGTGCAAATTTGTTAACTTaattttaaaaatagttcatatcatctAACAAAAAAACCCGtatattttcaaaaatgttcacacatttaaatattttgtgaaattttataaaaaatgttcatgaaaatatAAAACAATGTTCGAattatttgaagaaaagttcatagCATTTAAAAAATTGATCGTGACATTTGAAAAACACTCACAtgttcaaaatttgttcatgtttttttagaaaaatgtttaTGAAATGTAAGAGGCGACTGCATCACTCCCGTTGGGCGCCTGTGGGGGCCACCCAAGCATTCATGGATTTAAaagaagttcatcaattttcagaaaaacaattcttgaatttgaaaaaaaagcgCAGCCTTTAAAGGAAAGTTTGTAAAAGCTGAAAAgagttcatgtatttgaaaaaaagttgatggatttggaaaaaagttcacggatttgaaaacaaagttcacgaatttgaaaagtaCACATACTTAAGGAAAAATTCATGACTTTTAAAAAAGATAAAAAtataaagaaagagaaaaataaaaatagaagaaaATTGGACAAACAAAAACCGAAAAAGCCCAAGTAGACTCGTGTTGGTTAGTGTTATAattaaagaagaaaaaaagaaggtgACAAGACACAACAAGAAAATAGTCTGGTTGGTTGCCGCGGTTGTACTAAGGGTATAGGTGCTGGGTTTGAATCTCGTTGGGCACTTATTTTTTGAAGGTTTTACATAAGAGGGAAAAAATGTAAAATGGGTTGGCTCAGATGTTACCTATCTTTTTGGCAAAGTAGCATTTCTTGTGTAAAGAAATCACCGTGTCCTTTTTTTTGCAGTGCAAATCTGAAATGGTTGGCATTCAAGCTTCTATTCACTATATGGATCTTTTTGGCCAACTCATGCTTATTGGAACTGCCCACAGTAAGTAATCAACCAATACACATTTTTTTCCAACTATAATTACATCATATCATTATAAATATTTTATCCTAATCATGTTTGCATATATGTTGTGTAGCTTTGTAAATAAACGTAACTACAGGTTTGCATGCTCAATGCAAGAGTCTTTAACTCATGGATGAATTACAGGAAATTTATGGAAGTGTATATTGAGAGGGCGCTTCCACAAGAAGCCGGAGTAAACAACAAGTTGAAACATAACAACATGTTATGCACTTGTacagtatcccccccccccccccccccgcggcgcgGCTTCCGTTAATTAAAACTTTGGTAGGAAAAAGGTCATTTCATATGGTTTTGGAAAAAACAGCGAGTACAAGTGCACACACTCACACTTCGCCTACCGAAGAACAATGTCATGGAGACTCAAGATTGACTTAAATGAATGCCTTGGCAGTGCAATGATGGATCATACAGTATTAGTTTATGTTGCTATCTTTTTTTTGTCAACAGTCTTTGTTGTCATCTCCACCTAAAAAAAAGTTTTATTTGTCTTGCCCATACTTGTCTACCTATTCAGTAATTTCATCCCTTCCAAGTAACACCATCATGGGCCTCTTTAGTGTTCCTCTCCTGACTAAAAAACTTATTCAGGAATTTCATTCCTTTCAATATTTAACAATAATGGGCCGTGGACAACTCAAGCATATGCAACCTCATTCATGCAAGGAGATAACAGTTTGAGAGCAAAAGAGGATCGTTCGTTATGTCATATGAATATCTTTCTTTACTTTATAATTGGCTACTGATGAAGGATGCAATGCCTTAAGACATATCCTTCGAATATTACCCATCAGGCTGTAAATTAAACATATCATTTCATCAGAAAAACACCTTTACATACACCCTTTGCAAATAAATTAGTGCAAGAATTTGACAATACATACACGTCAATATCAAAATAAAAAATAATCAACAAATCTAGAACAAAGAATGGTTGATATTTCCAATACCCTACTATGACGAACTGCAAATCACATCTCTGTCTCCACAGTTCGTTTCAGATTGTCAAAAATATTGGGTACAATATGCGATGTACCAGTAAAAAAACACATTCTTAATACAATGAATCAGTATGCTCTAACATAATTGATATATTCATTAATCATCATGACGGTTAAAGAAAAGAGGCTCTAATATCAGAAAGTTTTGCACAAACATCTTTCATTCCGGGCCTATCCTTTGGAGATTCCACGGTACATGACAGCCCAAGGGCAACCAAGGGGACAATATATCTCTGAATCCATCCTTCTGTGCACCCTTGATGCTCCTCATGTGCCATACGAGGATCAAGAATCTCAGAAACTCTGTCTGGGAACATAGATTCACAAAACTTACAAAGGCTAAGTCCATCCACAAACATATCATCAGTAGGTCGTTTTCCAGTAAGCAATTCCAGTAGAAGCACTCCAAAACTATACACATCACCGGCTACGGAGATCTCGCAACCCATTCCATACTCTGTGAAGATGTAATGTGTTTAGATTATACACACACATACGATACAAACTATAATTAAGTGGAAACGGAAAAGGTAAAACTCACCAGGTGCCACATATCCAATTGTCCCTCCAACATCATCCAGGCTTTTAGGAATTAGCAGACTTGGTGATAGAAACTTCGCTGAGCCAAAGTCACTGAGCCGCGCAGTCATGTCATCATCCAAAAGGACATTGTTTGGCTTCAAATCACAATGGATCAGAGGAGGCGTCAGTTCGTTGTGGGCATAATCAAGAGCAGAAGCCACATCTGCTGCTATGCATATCCTCTGGGCAAAGCTTAGCCCTTTATCTGCGATTCCATTGTATTGGTCAGAATGCAACCATTTCTCTAGGCTGCCATTAACCATGAACTCGAAGATTAATGCTTTGAACTCATGGTTTTGTGAATCCAGTGTTGAGCATAGGGTCACAGGTCACATTATATTTCTATGGCGGGTGCTTCGTAGCACTTCACACTCAATAAGGTAACTATCATATCCACCAGGTTCACCCAAGTTGAATACTTTGATGGCAACTAGGCTCTTGTCGGATTTGAACCTACCAACATAAACTAAACCAGTATAGGTTGTGCTGATTGTATGGACCGAAGAAAACTAGTTGGTAGCTTTAAGAATGTCCTGGTATGACACTCTCTTCAGCTTCTTCTCATCATGGCACGGGGCTGTATGCACTTCTCTTCTATTAGGAAACACCTTGGACACAAGATCCCATCGTGAAGACGAAAACAACCCTTTCTTCCAAAGAGTGAGCAGAAACCATAACAACACCAGGGAACCAATACTAAGTGTTGGTAGTACAATTAGCAGCGAGGTCGCCAGGAATGACAGATGGTGTTTTGATTTAGTCACTAAAGCTGAGATGCGAGGACAAACTGGTAATGCTGGCCTGAAGGAATTTCTTATTTTTATCAACTTGGAGGAATTTAAACAGAGTCCCTTGTTGCCACCCAGAACTACTGCAGCATATTTCTCAAAGATCCCACTAGTAGGAACAGACCCTTCCAAGTTATTGTAAGACAGATCAAGTTGCTTCAGCATATCAAATCGCTCAAAGAATTCAGGCACGGCACCGGATAAGTCATTATGAGAAAGATTAATCTGCTGGGTTGATACTAGTATATTGGGGGTTTTGTTTTGGAGAAAATGTATTGGGGTTGTAGGTGCCGCTCATTTGCCGAACATTTCCACTTAGCAGATGGGCTGTTAGAAGGTCAATCTGCGGCCGGCCCACTTAGCCGAACATTTCCACTTTACTTTAGTCGGCCTTCTTATAGCCCATTTCTCGATAGATCTCCGAGCTGACCAGCCCAACTCTCCCCACTCCGGCAAAAGGCAACAGAGGTCTAGGGTTCCGGCCGCCGGAGCAGATCGCACCACACGGAGGAGCAGAGCCGCCAGAGGGGAGATGAGCGGGAGCGCGTTCAACGCGTTCAAGTCGCGGGTGCCGGTGGCGTGGAGCCCGAAGCTGTACATCACGCTGGTGCGCGGGCTCCCCGGGACGCGCAAGCTCCACCGCCGCACCCTGGAGGCCATGCGCCTCCGCCGCTGCCACCGCACCGTCGAGCACCGCACCACGCCCTCCCTCCTCGGGATGCTCACCCAGGTCAAGCGCCTCGTCGTCGTCGAGACCGAGGAGATGTACAACGCGCGGAAGCAGGCCGACGAGCAGCGCCGCGCCCTCAGGCCCCCGCTCGTCGTCTCGCACGCCCCGCCGCccaagccggccgccgccgcgccggagggCGCGGGCCAGTAGTCGCCTCCGGTTAGTTCCCACCCCCGGTGATGCTTCGATTTGTTTGCTTTTGCCTGCCCGCGCGTCAGGTGTTCGACGCAATGCCTCGGAAGGGTTGGCGCCCTCCTTTTTAATAGAAATGCTGTAGTGGTCTGTAGCAACTTGAATTAATGGGAATAAGTGAAGAATTTCCTGGGATCGTTCAATTTTACTACTGATTGTTTTATTGAAATGTAAGGCCTAATTCAAATCAGTTGATGTTGCGTGATGCTTTGAATGTTGAATATAGATATGCCTGTAATACACGTTGGAAGGACTCTCTAAATGTGATTCCCACGACCGATGATACTGCAAGCTGTTGTAACTGTTGCAGCTATCTTGATTTTGAGGCCCAGTTCGATAAAAGTTTAAGCAGATTTCATTTAGGTACTGTTCGTATGATAGGTCTTTTGGCTATACTTTATGCTATATTTAGATTTGGGAAATGCAGCTATCAAGACATGCTTTACTATTttcaagaagtttgtctagaatGCATTTTGCACTATATATGAAAAAATCTCTTATAAATTTTAGATTGATTTTAGCACCCTCGTTCCAATACAAGAAGTTGTTACTCATTCCGGAGCAGTAATCTGTGATGTCTTGACTTAATAGGAATAAGTGAAGATTTCCTGTGATCGTTCAATTTTACGACTACTGATTGTTTTGACATTTTACTGAAATGTAAGGTCTAAGTCTGTTGTAACTGTTGCAGCTGCCCTGTTTTTGATGTCCAGTTCGATAAAAGTTGCAGACTGGCTGTTATGGCTTTTGCCTATACTTCATGGCTTTATGCTATATTTTGATTTGGGAAATGCAGCCGTGCCTAACAAATTACAAGAAGTTCATCTAGAATGTGTTTTGCACTATATGTGAAAATTCCCTTGTAAATTTTTGTGTGAGATGTTTGAAGTAATGCCTAGAAAATTCCTTGGAACACTTGGTGGAGGTGTGGTTTCTGATTCTAAATCTAACTTAGGAAGCGTGTTGTAGAATGTAGAGTGCCTATGGTTCTACACAGAAGTCGCTGAATTATATCAATTAGGTATATTCATCAGTCCCATGACTGATGTAGCTTATCTAACCCGGCTGTAGCAGGAAATTCACACACAACAAAGAAATCTATTTTATCACCTGTTTATAGTCATCGAACTCTAAATCCCCATGACATGTTGACTGGAATTCAATTGGTTGAAAGGTAGTAGAAGCTGACCTGGTAGTGCATGGCTAAGGCTAACTTAGCTTGATATCAGATCCACCTTTTTAGTTCTTAGCTTTTCTGCCATGTGTACTTTTTGTGAGCTTTTAGCTTGACCAATTCAGATGGTTTCGTGGTCTATGTATCTGTAACATCAAGGAAATGGAAGCTTCTATATACGTCCAACTATATAGTGGTTACATCTTAAGTACTGGGAGTATTTGTTATCAGTTGGGAAATATACTTCCAGGATATTACATTTCTACCATTTTACTGAATGGTGTTTATACACTGAAGGTGAATGGCGCTAGATTCTATAATGATGTCCTAACTGCAAGTAAATAAACTTCCGAGTATACATGCTATGCTTCTACACTGAAGTAGCATAATTAGTTCTATGAGGTATATTCATCCGCCCATCACTGGCGTAGCTTATCTAATGAAGCAGGAAATGCATATACAGCGCACAGAGTTATTTCATCACCTGCTCTATTGTCATCAGCTCTGAATCCCCATGATGTGTTAACTGGAATTCAATTGATTGAAAGGTAGAAGACACGTCAAGCTCTAATGCTGCCTCACAGTGCATGGCTGACTTAACTTGCTATTTGAGTTCCTCTTAGCTTTTCTGCCATGTGTACTTTTGTGAGCTTTTTTGGCTTGATCAGGTGCTTTCATCATCTATGTATCTGTAGCATCAAGGAAATGGGAATTTCTCTTGGTTTAGAGATGGTTATGATATAGCCACTTTAATTCATCTTTTAACTTAAGCAATATTAGTTGATAAAGGACCCATATTTGCCTGTTGTGAATACTTGGGATCTTGAAGTGCATATATCTAGGAGCCAGTTAAACTGATGTCTGCACTCCTTACCTTTGGTTGTAGGGCATCATAGTCATCACAAGCTCTGGTCGCGTTGATCAACGGAGCCGGGCGTTTCATTTGCTGGGGGCAGCCTCTTGGCCTCTGATTTCTAGTTCCTCTTTGTGTCGTCTTGCTCCAAAGATTATGTCTTCTTCTCAGTTCTTGTGATCTGTTCATTTTTTGATTAGCGAAGCAGCCTTAATCGGAGCAGAAAATTGTTACAGCTTAGGTCCAACATGGAATACTGTTGATTTGTTGGTTCCCTCCTCACCAGAGGGATTACTAGCTtggattttattttttgttttattgcCAGGGTCGCAACAACTGTCTGGCTTATTAAAATCACAACAATTTGGTAACATTAGTCGTGGGATTGGCAACTGATGTTGATGATAGACagatggtgggagtagtagggagtcAGGATCATCGTTAGTCACTGGAAAATTTTCCTGTGAAAACAGACCGACGTTTTCTGGCTAAACACCACAGAAACAGAATTTTTATTTTGACATTATTATCTGTCTGCTCTTTGAGTCTTTGGTCGTAAATCAACATTTTTAATGTACAATGCCGAAATTGCGCTCACGAGACAATTTCAGTGGTTGCAGAATGCACTCTGTTCTAAGAGTGGTTTGTCCACAATGCAAATGATATTCCGTGTATGCATCCATCGTCCGTGATTGCTttaaaattcatgctaccttttatGGTTGCTGTCAACATTTATCTTGTTTCAAAATGTttcgttagttttctttttcttgtttcaaTGTGTAAGTATACAATTATTTTGGATAACACAACGATACGAACACCAACATTCACTATGGAGCGAGAGAAAACAAATCTAATGTTACTCCGTCTGTTtacttttataagacgttttagacagTTGAAATCGAATTGTTTCGGGTGTTATCTTAAATGTCTAAACGGTTTTACAAAAGTGAACGGGGGAATAACACTCTGAAACAAGGCAAAAAAAATTTAAAAGCGATAAAGAAAAAAGGTATTGCGAATCTCAAAGCAACCACGGTGGATCCGCGCCCGCGCACGGCAGAACTGCTGTTCTCTCTCGCTCTGTTTTCGTCGTTCTGGTCTAGAGATGGAGAGCCCTTCCGGCGAGCAGCCCAGCTGCGAAGGGAACGCCGCAGGGACCTCTCTTCCCCTCCCGTCATCGCGCTAGACCTTCGCTTCTGCCTGCGCACACCTTCGCCACGCCTCTGTCTCTCTTGTTGGTGGAGGCCATGCCTGCGGCGGTGGAGCCGACGCCCGCCGAAAATCGAGGTCGCCGCCGTGCAAGCATGCGCACTCCCGTCCTCTTCCTCCGTCGGTCCAACCACACAAGAGTCCAGTCCACCGCATCTAAAGCAGAGCATGTTACCACCGCTCCCTCCGCCGAGGAGGAGCTGTTGGTGCACGTCACATGCTTGTTGGAATGCCCAGCCCATCTTCTTGACAAAATCTAGATCCGACTCTGCATCCTTAACAATTTCCACTGGCTTGTCTGTTAACATGAGCCCCCTCCTATCATCGCCGCAAGCATCTACATGTTCTTTGAATAAGAGTATAAGGTGTGAATATCTTTGCTGTAAAAATTGGTTCTACAGACCACATTTTAGTGTGGGAAGATCATCAGAAATCTAGTTATCGAAATATTGAATTCCTAGAAAGAGTACATGTTCAGTATTGGAGCTCCCTATGTTGGAAAAACTAGTATCTGTATTCTATTAGACATGATATTTTAGAAGCTGAGTTCATGTGATCCCAATTATTAATCTGCGTATTCATAGAAGTATATTGCAGTACATATGCGCAGTTTTGGTAAGATCGTATTATTAATAATTCATTGCCTTGGATTTCTGAGAAATGATTTTTGGTTCTTGACAAAAAAATAACTTTAAACAGTACACCTGTTAACCTGTCTTTTGAACTGATACACCTGTTAACTTTCATATGGTTGCAGTGTGTTAGAGTAGCTCCAACTGGACCTACTTGTCCGCGGACACTTTCTACAGCGCCCGCTTTGTACCCCTATTTGTTGGTGTGCATGCAGTTGTATCCTCGTAGATTGGTGGACACATGCATATCATTGGTGGGGAAGGAAAGAGAAAGTGGTCCGGGGTGAGCTGCATCCGATGTGGCTGTGTGTCCGGATGTATGATTTGATAGCTCTAGTTGGATGgcgtttttctttctctcttttccaaGCAATTTTCGTCCATCGAACATATGGGGAGGAAATAGGAGTCGCGGTAATTCACGTCTAAGCTCGTGCTTGTGCTCTCCTACGCCCGATGAACAGTAAAGTAAAAATTCTTTAAAAGaacaaaaaatatgaatttttttgacacaaaaGATGCTCGGCTGCgcaaatttttgtgattttttgaacATTTATAGACCTGCAAAAAAACCAAATAAGGTCCAAATAGTGCTCATTTACAAAGTTTCTTTCACGGTCAAATTTGTTTTTTGTCGACATTGTAgaatgtccaaacaccacgaaTGTCCGCATGACACACTAGAGCATCTTTCGATGCCAAAAAAAATATTCAGTTTCCTTATGCTATTTTTAGTTACAGCGAGAGATACTGAGGCCAATTTCAACGCGGCGACGCAAAGGAACGCGGATTTGGTTCTGTCATTCTGTGGGCTTGGAACCCAAATCGAACGACGCGCGTTGGAGCTGGCCTTACGGTGAGACCTCAGCCGTCTGATCTTGACGCTCGTGCTCCCCTCCTCATCCGACAAGCGAGCGGACTCACCGCCGGCCTCCAACGCCTCCACCAGTCCTCGCCGAATCAACGAGCGGTCGCCGCCTCCCGAGTCCGGGCGGGTCGCCGCACCGCGCTGACGACGCCACCACCGGCCGCCACCTACCCACCGTCGCCGCGCCTCCCCCGGGGTTCCTTCTTTCCGGGCAGCTCGTCGGATTCGATCCGCAGTTCAGTTAGCGGGGCCAGCCCTCGCTGCTGCGGCGGCTCCCTACGGCGAGCTTCGCCGCCACCCCGGGCGCGCGGAAGACGAAAGACGAGTGAGCAGCATCTCGCAGCATCCGGTAAGTCCTACAGCAGATTCCCAATCCGCCATGCTGAAATGGACGAGATTTGGCTGCTGTCAAAACCTCTCATCTCACCTCTCCAGCGTCTAGTTCGATGCTGCTGTCAAAACCTGCCGCTTGTGCTGTTGGCAGTCCTCTGCACCTACCACAGCTCCACCGGTCGCAGTCTGCAGCAGTCCACACACGTTCTCATTCAGAGGTCTTTGTTTCCCTTGCGCACACGTCCACACTGACCTGCCGTGTCCAGTCAAGCATGCCTTTTCGTCCATGTCTGGTACACAAATCCTTCAAAAGTCAGCCTTCACCCAAGATCATCCAACCTCCAACCTTAGCACTCCCTGTTCTTTCACATCGACATCATGCCCATTGTCTTGTCTTCACTCTGTATTTTGCTCAGCCTTCTCTGTTTCAACACCTCAATACCAGCCGCAGCACAAGCAAACATGTCCGAGATCGATCGCCATGCCCTCCTCTGCTTCAAGTCAGGCATCAATCCCTGATTCACTAGGCACTAGCAGTTTTCTTAGCTATGTCGACCTTGCAAACAACACACTTACCGGCAATATCCCTCTCTCATTAGCCAGTAGCTCCTCACTCAGCACACTTATACTGTCACGTAATCGCCTCTCTGGAGAGATCCCTTCTACTTTGTTTGGTAATTCATCCAAGCTTACCGTCGTTGATCTCCAGATGAATTTTTTCACTGGTCCCATCCCACATTTCCATAAGGTCACAACACTCAAATTTCTTTGTCTGACAGACAACTTCCTCTCTGGGAGCATACCTCCTTCAATAGGAAATTTTTCTTCCCTCGCTTCTATATCCCTCGTCCGAAATAGGTTATCGGGATTAATTCCAGAGACTTTGAGTCACATTACAAAACTGCTGGAGCTTGATCTAAGTTTCAACAGTTTATCAGGGAGTGTCCCGTTgtctttttacaacatgacatcactcGAATTCTTCAATGTGGGCAGCAATGCCCTTGTTGGACAGATGCCATCTCACATTGGTTTCTCACTACCAAACCTCCAGTTCCTTATCATGGGAAGCAACAGGTTGGAGGGCCTGATCCCTGCTTCACTATCCAACATGTTAAATCTCCAAACACTTGATCTTTCAAACAACTTGTTACATGGCTCTGTGCCATATCTTGGTTCTTTGGCAAACTTGCATCTGTTGGATTTAGGAATTAACTTGCTAGAAGCACATGACTGGTCATTCCTTACATCTCTAGCAAATTGCACCCAGCTGACAAAGTTGTCCTTGGAAGGGAATCTTCTAAATGGCAGCCTACCTATATCAATTGTTAATCTTTCCAGGAGGCTAGAACATTTATCGCTTGGGTCAAACCAAATTTTGGGCTCCATACCTGCTGAGATTAGCAAATTTGTTAATCTCACTTCACTTGGGATGGAGAGTAATTTTCTTTCTGGAAGCATACCTTCTACCATCGGGAAGCTACAGAACTTATACATCCTgaatctatcaaagaacaaattATCAGGTCAGATCCCTCCCTCAGTGGGTGGCATTGCTCAACTGGGCAAACTTTATCTTGATGATAACAACTTGAGTGGAAACATACCTGGTAGTTTAGGTCAGTGCAAGGGACTTCTTGAACTAAACTTGTCTCGGAACAATCTTGACGGGTCAGTACCAGACGAACTGTTTGCTTATCCTCCACTCTCCTTGGTTCTGGACTTCTCACACAACAATCTCACAGGGGAACTACCATTGGTAGTTGGTACACATAGCAGTGGTGGTCCAGTATCCCTTCACATGGAAGGAAACAAGTTTCATGGACAGATTCCAGAAAGATGGCATCTACTAGTATCAACCCAGCAGATTAATCTTTCTCATAATGACTTATCCGGTGCCGTGCCTGAATTCTTTGAGCGATTTGATATGCTGAAGCAACTTGATCTGTCTTACAATAACTTGGAAGGGTCTGTTCCTACTAGTGGGATCTTTAAGAAATATGCTGCAGTAGTTCTGGGTGGCAACAAGGGACTCTGTTTAAATTCCTCCAAGTTGATAAAAATAAGAAATTCCTTCAGGCCAGCATTACCAGTTTGTCCTCGCATCTCAGCTTTAGTGACTAAATCAAAACACCACCTGTCA is a window encoding:
- the LOC123043415 gene encoding uncharacterized protein; amino-acid sequence: MSGSAFNAFKSRVPVAWSPKLYITLVRGLPGTRKLHRRTLEAMRLRRCHRTVEHRTTPSLLGMLTQVKRLVVVETEEMYNARKQADEQRRALRPPLVVSHAPPPKPAAAAPEGAGQ
- the LOC123043416 gene encoding probable LRR receptor-like serine/threonine-protein kinase At3g47570; translation: MSGTQILQKSAFTQDHPTSNLSTPCSFTSTSCPLSCLHSVFCSAFSVSTPQYQPQHKQTCPRSIAMPSSASSQASIPDSLGTSSFLSYVDLANNTLTGNIPLSLASSSSLSTLILSRNRLSGEIPSTLFGNSSKLTVVDLQMNFFTGPIPHFHKVTTLKFLCLTDNFLSGSIPPSIGNFSSLASISLVRNRLSGLIPETLSHITKLLELDLSFNSLSGSVPLSFYNMTSLEFFNVGSNALVGQMPSHIGFSLPNLQFLIMGSNRLEGLIPASLSNMLNLQTLDLSNNLLHGSVPYLGSLANLHLLDLGINLLEAHDWSFLTSLANCTQLTKLSLEGNLLNGSLPISIVNLSRRLEHLSLGSNQILGSIPAEISKFVNLTSLGMESNFLSGSIPSTIGKLQNLYILNLSKNKLSGQIPPSVGGIAQLGKLYLDDNNLSGNIPGSLGQCKGLLELNLSRNNLDGSVPDELFAYPPLSLVLDFSHNNLTGELPLVVGTHSSGGPVSLHMEGNKFHGQIPERWHLLVSTQQINLSHNDLSGAVPEFFERFDMLKQLDLSYNNLEGSVPTSGIFKKYAAVVLGGNKGLCLNSSKLIKIRNSFRPALPVCPRISALVTKSKHHLSFLATSLLIVLPTLSIGSLVLLWFLLTLWKKGLFSSSRWDLVSKLFPNRREVPTVPCHDEKKLKRVSYEDILKATNWFSLVHTISSTCTGSVYVGRFKSDKSLVAIKVFNLNEPGGYNSYLIECEVLRSTRHRNIMRPVTLCSTLDSQNHEFKALIFEFMVNGSLEKWLHSDQHNGIADKGLSFAHRICIAADVASALDYAHNELTPPLIHCDLKPNNVLLDDDMTARLSDFGSGKFLSPGLLIPKSLDDVGGTIGYVAPEYGMGCEISVADDVYSFGVLLLELLTGKRPTDDMFVDGLSLCKFCESMFPDRVAEILDPHMAHEEHQGCAEAWMQRYIVPLVALGLSCTLESPKDRPGMKDVCAKLSDIRASFLELS